A single window of Doryrhamphus excisus isolate RoL2022-K1 chromosome 5, RoL_Dexc_1.0, whole genome shotgun sequence DNA harbors:
- the rxfp3.2b gene encoding relaxin family peptide receptor 3.2b isoform X1 — MNETGFQTLATEPCDQQIQLDLDNNGGNCSTGSTGNLSLHCWLQLLTRESTTEFQGDSSSLVVRVMIACVYSVVCALGLVGNVLALYLLHSRYRQKQSSINCFVMGLAITDLQFVLTLPFWAVDTALDFRWPFGRVMCKIISSVTTMNMYASVFFLTAMSVARYYSISSALKMHSRKTAAARAKWTSLGIWAVSLLVTLPHAIYSTTAQVSDEELCLVRFPDTANWDPQLLLGLYHLQKVLLGFLIPLIIITVCYLLLLRLVLSRRISGAAGPEVEQCRQSRRSKVTKSIVIVVLSFFLCWLPNQALTLWGVLIKFDLVPFSKAFYNTQAYAFPLTVCLAHTNSCLNPVLYCLIRREFRAGLKEIVLHTTPSFRGLTHLLRRKGKVAEAPPVLVLVQMDV; from the coding sequence ATGAATGAGACTGGATTTCAAACTCTGGCTACGGAGCCATGTGACCAACAGATCCAACTAGATTTGGACAACAACGGTGGGAATTGCAGTACGGGTTCCACCGGTAACCTGTCCCTGCACTGCTGGCTACAGCTGCTAACGAGGGAATCTACCACGGAGTTCCAAGGAGACAGCTCCAGCTTGGTGGTGCGTGTGATGATAGCGTGCGTCTACTCTGTGGTGTGTGCGCTCGGGCTGGTGGGGAATGTGCTGGCGCTCTATCTGCTTCACTCGCGCTACAGGCAGAAGCAATCGTCCATCAACTGCTTTGTGATGGGGCTGGCCATTACGGATTTGCAGTTTGTACTGACTTTGCCCTTCTGGGCGGTAGACACGGCTCTGGATTTCCGCTGGCCTTTTGGACGTGTCATGTGCAAAATCATCAGTTCCGTCACCACCATGAACATGTACGCCAGTGTTTTCTTCCTCACGGCAATGAGTGTGGCACGTTATTACTCCATCTCCTCTGCACTGAAGATGCACAGCAGGAAGACGGCAGCAGCCAGAGCCAAGTGGACAAGCCTGGGCATCTGGGCTGTGTCCCTATTGGTCACTTTGCCGCATGCCATCTACTCTACCACCGCCCAAGTGTCGGATGAGGAGCTCTGTTTGGTGCGCTTCCCAGACACGGCCAACTGGGATCCGCAACTTCTTTTAGGCTTGTACCATCTGCAAAAGGTCCTGCTTGGCTTTCTCATCCCGCTGATCATCATCACGGTCTGCTACCTGCTTCTCCTGCGCCTCGTCCTCAGCCGACGCATTTCAGGCGCTGCTGGTCCGGAGGTGGAGCAATGCCGTCAAAGCCGGCGCTCCAAAGTAACCAAATCCATTGTAATCGTGGTTCTGTCCTTCTTTCTGTGCTGGCTTCCCAATCAGGCACTGACGCTGTGGGGGGTGCTCATCAAGTTCGACCTAGTGCCCTTCAGCAAGGCTTTCTACAACACACAAGCCTATGCCTTCCCCCTGACGGTGTGCCTGGCGCACACCAACAGCTGCCTCAACCCTGTGCTCTATTGCCTGATACGTCGTGAGTTCCGTGCAGGTCTCAAGGAGATTGTCCTCCACACTACACCGTCTTTCAGGGGTCTGACTCATCTGCTGCGGCGCAAAGGCAAAGTGGCAGAAGCACCACCTGTCCTGGTGTTGGTCCAGATGGACGTTTGA
- the rxfp3.2b gene encoding relaxin family peptide receptor 3.2b isoform X2, with protein sequence MNETGFQTLATEPCDQQIQLDLDNNGGNCSTGSTGNLSLHCWLQLLTRESTTEFQGDSSSLVVRVMIACVYSVVCALGLVGNVLALYLLHSRYRQKQSSINCFVMGLAITDLQFVLTLPFWAVDTALDFRWPFGRVMCKIISSVTTMNMYASVFFLTAMSVARYYSISSALKMHSRKTAAARAKWTSLGIWAVSLLVTLPHAIYSTTAQVSDEELCLVRFPDTANWDPQLLLGLYHLQKVLLGFLIPLIIITVCYLLLLRLVLSRRISGAAGPEALTLWGVLIKFDLVPFSKAFYNTQAYAFPLTVCLAHTNSCLNPVLYCLIRREFRAGLKEIVLHTTPSFRGLTHLLRRKGKVAEAPPVLVLVQMDV encoded by the exons ATGAATGAGACTGGATTTCAAACTCTGGCTACGGAGCCATGTGACCAACAGATCCAACTAGATTTGGACAACAACGGTGGGAATTGCAGTACGGGTTCCACCGGTAACCTGTCCCTGCACTGCTGGCTACAGCTGCTAACGAGGGAATCTACCACGGAGTTCCAAGGAGACAGCTCCAGCTTGGTGGTGCGTGTGATGATAGCGTGCGTCTACTCTGTGGTGTGTGCGCTCGGGCTGGTGGGGAATGTGCTGGCGCTCTATCTGCTTCACTCGCGCTACAGGCAGAAGCAATCGTCCATCAACTGCTTTGTGATGGGGCTGGCCATTACGGATTTGCAGTTTGTACTGACTTTGCCCTTCTGGGCGGTAGACACGGCTCTGGATTTCCGCTGGCCTTTTGGACGTGTCATGTGCAAAATCATCAGTTCCGTCACCACCATGAACATGTACGCCAGTGTTTTCTTCCTCACGGCAATGAGTGTGGCACGTTATTACTCCATCTCCTCTGCACTGAAGATGCACAGCAGGAAGACGGCAGCAGCCAGAGCCAAGTGGACAAGCCTGGGCATCTGGGCTGTGTCCCTATTGGTCACTTTGCCGCATGCCATCTACTCTACCACCGCCCAAGTGTCGGATGAGGAGCTCTGTTTGGTGCGCTTCCCAGACACGGCCAACTGGGATCCGCAACTTCTTTTAGGCTTGTACCATCTGCAAAAGGTCCTGCTTGGCTTTCTCATCCCGCTGATCATCATCACGGTCTGCTACCTGCTTCTCCTGCGCCTCGTCCTCAGCCGACGCATTTCAGGCGCTGCTGGTCCGGAG GCACTGACGCTGTGGGGGGTGCTCATCAAGTTCGACCTAGTGCCCTTCAGCAAGGCTTTCTACAACACACAAGCCTATGCCTTCCCCCTGACGGTGTGCCTGGCGCACACCAACAGCTGCCTCAACCCTGTGCTCTATTGCCTGATACGTCGTGAGTTCCGTGCAGGTCTCAAGGAGATTGTCCTCCACACTACACCGTCTTTCAGGGGTCTGACTCATCTGCTGCGGCGCAAAGGCAAAGTGGCAGAAGCACCACCTGTCCTGGTGTTGGTCCAGATGGACGTTTGA